CAGATCGAAGCGCTCATGGAGCCACCCGTCCATGGCCAACGCCGCCGCCTCGGACCGGTAGTCACTCAGCGGACAGTCGAGTGAGGACGTGCGAAGGAGAACGCCGTCGGGTACGAGCTCGCTCAGGGCGCGGGCGTTGAGGGATACCCCGAACGCCAGCCAGGCGGCGTCCTTCCAGTGCAGGCCGGCTGTCGGCAGCCCGAGCCAGATGTTCCGGTGGATCTGCACGCTGTGGGCCGGGATCCCGCCTTCGAGCGGAGCGACTTCAGCCCGCAGATTCACCGCGAGCCCACCCGCCGGAGCTCGAAAGCGGAACGCGAATTCGTGGATCACGATTCCTTCATTCGCTGCGATCCGCGGATCCGCGCAAGGGGCGCGAGGGCTTGGCCGGCAGGAAGCCGTTCACCGCTCCGGCCCCGGCCCCTGCCGCACGCGTCACCCCTGCGCGCTTCCATCGCCCGTCTGCCCGGAATCCTCGATCGCGGCAGTCTGCCCGGAGCCCTCGGCCGCGCCGGTCTTCTCGCGCATCTTGCGCACCAGCTCCGCCTTCTGCTCGGCAGCGCTCTCGCGGTCGAGGTTGCGGTGCGGCCCGTTGTTCTGCCGCTCGGCGCGGGACTGCCGCTTGCGCTGGCCTCCGCCCATGCCCACGGGGTTGTTGATGTTCTTGCTGTCGGTCATGGATTCTCCGGAATGAGGTGGAAATCAGGTGAAGCGGTCTGCGGAATGCGGCGGTCAGCCCGTGCTGTCCCGCTCCGCAGACCACACGGCGGCCTTCTGGACCGTGGGCCCCTCGACGCGGACCGCGCCCGCCGTGAAAGCGGCCCAGAGGAGATCCTGGCATCCGAAGAAGGACTCCCCCCAACTGTCCACCCAACCATGGACACGGGACGGTCCGGCCACGGTGGCGTCCCACCACTCCCAGCCCCGGGAGTCCTCGTCCGGGTCGAAGCGGTACAGCCAGTCCTGGAGATCCCACGGCCGGCCGCCCCCGGTGTGCTCCGCGTACGCCTCGCGGCCCGCCCGGGCGAACTGCGGTGCCCGCTCCTCGCCCCCGGACCCGGAACCCACTGCGGCGAACCAGCCCGGGATCTCGTCGACCGGCAGGCTCTCCTGCTCGAAGTCCGCCGTGCAGCCCCGCCGTACGGCCGGCGCGAGCACCGAGCGCAGGCGCTCCACGTACTCTGCGGGGTCACGACACGTACGCCTTCACGCGCGTGTCACGGAACTCCTCCTGAGCCTTCCGGAGGCAGGCGCACACGTAGGCCAGGCACCTCCGCACGAGGAGGGGTGTACGTTCGTCCGCTGTGGGCGGGAGGTCGTAGCCGGTCATTCCCCTCCCACTGACCGTCGTCTCCTCCGAGAGCCGGTCGGCGTAGGTGCCGGGCACTTCCGGACGGAGGTCGGTCAGCCCCCGGCCACCAGCGGCTGTGCGGGACCACCCACGTTCCATGACCTCATGGAACATAGGCGGAATGTCCCGGTCACTGAGGCCGGTGAGGTCTGTCGTACGCAGGATCTCCCGCATCCGAGGATTGCTTCGCATGCCTGCCCCTCGCCCAGTGCGGCGAGCCCCTTTCCGATCCCTGCGATGAAACCCGGATCGTTTCCGACGGCTTTCTCGACGCTCCGTGGAAGCCCCTCGGATTTCCCTGTCTCGCAGTCGTACTGGTACTTCGCGCCCTTGTCGCTCCGGTCCTGGAAGTGGGGTCTTGCTGGTGAGGGAGCCGCACCTGACCGCCGTTGTCCGCTCCGCCGGGCGCGGACGGAGCACGGGAGGCCGCTACGGAGACGGTCCCCCGGCACCGGAGCTGTCACGGCTGTGGCTCGTACAACCAATCGATCTTCTGGGCTGTCTTGCTCGACGACGCTCGAAGATCGACATCGTCGCCGGACAGGACTGAAGGACTGATGAACCCAGCCAGACGCATGACCGCCACCGCCCTGGTCCTGGCCACGGCAGGCGGAGTGCTCCACGCCACCGCCCTGTCCGCCTCCGCGGCGGTGAGCTGCGCCTCTCCCGTCTTCCAACGGCAGTTCTTCGCGAACACGACGTTCACAGGCACGCCGAAGAAGACGGACTGCGATTCCGTGATCGACCAGAACTGGGGCACGGGCGCACCCGCCTCCGGCCTGCCGTCCAACAGCTTCGGCGTGCGCTGGTCGGTGACGCGCGACTTCGGCTCCGGTGGCCCCTTCACGTTCACGGCCTCCGGCCGGGACGGCATGCGGGTCTACCTCGACGGCGTCCGCAAGATCGACGTCTGGAAGAACGGCTCCGCCACCGTCAAGAAGACGGTGAACGTGACGATCCCCCCGGGCAAGCACACGCTCCGCTTCGACTACGTCAACTGGACGGGTGCCGCGAACGTCTCGTTCGCCTATGCGCCGCGCACCTCCGCCACGTACGACAAGGTCACGCCCCTCGCCCCGACGGGCGCGGCCGTCTCGTACAACTCCGCCACCGGTGCGGCCAAGGTCTCCTGGACCAGGAACAAGGAGATGGACCTGGCGAACTACCGGGTCTACCGGCGGCTGCAGGGCACGCCGTACGGAAGCAAGCAGCTCGCGACGACCACCGCCACGTCGTACACCGACAGCACGCTGCCCAAGACGGGCGCGGCCTACTACTACGAGGTGCGGGCCGTCGACAAGGCCGGCCACGTCTCCGGCGGCAGCTCCGACAAGCTCGTCACCACCATCGACAGGACGCCGCCCGCCGCCCCGTTCGTCGAATGGGACGCCTGCCCGGCCGACCAGCCCTACGCGGCGCCGCAGCTGGTCACCACCGCGAAGAACGCCGCCGACATCGTCCGGTACGAGATGCAGCGGCTCGACGCCGCCACGCAGCGCTGGAGCACCGTCCACTCCGGCCCCAAGGGCGCGATCTGCGACACCGGCTACCGGGCCGACGGCAGCAAGGTCACCTACCGGGGCCGGGCCCGGGACGCCGCCGGGAACTGGTCGGCGTACTCGGCCGCCACCACGTTCACCACCCCCGACCTGACCCCGCCCGCCGCCGTCACGGGGCTCCGCGCCGAGTACCGGTCGGGCGTACCGCATCTGGTGTGGTCACCCGTCTCCGGGGCCGCTTCGTACCAGGTCCTCCAGTACGACCCCGCGACCGGCGGCTACGTCGACGCCCGCCCTGCGGGGACCCCCGGTGCCCGGACCGACGTGGTGCCGCGCCAGTCGGCCGCGGTCGCCGACAGCTACCGGTACGCGGTGCGCTCCGTGGACGCCGAGGGCAACGCCGCCACGCCGGTGGAGATCACCCTGAAGATGGCCGACCGCCCGGAGGCCGTCCCCGCGTTCAAGACCACCGCCAGCAGGTTCGACGAGGGGGTGATGGTCGCGTGGAGCAGCGTCGACCCGTGGACCGTCGACGAACGGCCCCTTCCCACGTACACGATCCTCCGGACCGACACCGCGACCGGCGAGACCGCCGTCGTGGACGGGTGCAAGCCGTTCACCTCGGTGGACCAGCCGTTGGCCGACCCGGAAACGTACTGGACCTGGGCGGGCGACGATGCCCCCCTGTCCGCCCGCAAGCAGGTCAACGGCAGCTGCTGGGACGTCCAGGGAGCGTCGGAGACGGCGTACGAATACCGCGTCGTGACGACCGACCGCCACGGCCGCGTGTCGCAGCCCGGCCCGCCCGCGACGGCGACCACCCCGGACACCCAGCGCCCCGCCCCGGTCGAGAACCTCAGCGCGGAACGCGTCCCGCTCGGCGTCCGGCTGACCTGGACGCCGCCCGCCGACACCGACGTCCGCGGCTACCACGTATGGCAGGGCGTCACCGACCCGGACAGCGGTGAGACGGTCTGGAAGGAGAACTGCTGGTTCGGCAGTTCCCTGGCCGCCACCGAGATCCTCTGCCCGACGGTCGCCGACGGCGCCACCCACGTCTACAAGGTGGCAGCCACGGACGACCGCCTTCTGCACGACGACGACCCGCTCGACGTCCTGCACCCCGCCGAGGTCGCGGTGACCCTGCCCGACACCCGGCCGCCGGGCTGGACGGGGACCGAGGTCCACGAGGGCCAGTACCCGCAGCTGTACGTCGGCTGCTCCGAAAGCTCCGGCCTCGGGGACTGCTCCCGTTTCGCGAGCTACCGGGTGGAGCGCTGGGACCCCCTCACGGCCGCCTACGTCACCTTGGCGGAGGGCGCGACGGGCGACGCGTCGTCCTACATGGACACGACGGTCCACGAGGACCGCCTCGGCCTGTACTACTACCGCGTCGTACGCCTCGACGCCTCGGGTGCCGAGGCCGCGACGCGTTCGTCGGCGCACGGCATCTGGGACTCCTGGCTCTGAGCCGGGGCATGTGCGGGGGGGGGGGGGGGGGGGGGGGGACCGAGGAGTTCTTCGGTCCCCTCCCCCTTCTGTCCTGGCGCAACGAAAAGCAGCGGAACGTCACTCGCTCCTGTGATCCGCAGGCGCCGGTCGCCCTACGGTTTGATGTTCTGGTTCACATGGAACAGGTTTCCGGGGTCGTAGGCCCTCTTGACCTCGACGAGGCGTTCGTAGTTGCCCCGGTAGTTGGCCCTGATGCGGTCCTGGTCGTCCTCGGCCATGAAGTTGATGTACCCGCCTTCTTCCGAGTGCGGAGCGGTGGCCTGGTAGTAGTCGCGCACCCAGGCGGTGTTGGCCTCGTTGTCGGCGGGGTCGGGCCACATCCCCGCGATGACGGTGGCGAAGTTGGCGTTGCGGTAGGCGAAGGCCGTGTCCTCCGGTGCCACGCGGTGGCAGGCGCCGTTGACCGGGTAGATGTGCACCGTCGAATTCATGGCGGGCAGCCGAGGCGCGTGATCGAGGTGTGCGGTGATCGCCGCATCACTGAGCTCGGTCACGAAGTTGGCCTTCCAGTAGTGCTGCAGGCCCGGCGGTACCAGCGCGTCGAACGCGCTGTTGAGAGCGGGATACGGCATGGGGCCGACGTGCTCGGCGACCACCGGTGCGATGTCCCGGAACCGCTGGACGGCGCGCTCTCCCTCGTTCATGGGTCCGGCCCAGCACGCGACGATGAGGATGAAGGTGTCACCGTGCCGGTCCTCCGGGATGAACGGCAGTGGCGGAGCGATCTGGAAGGCGGGGAAACCGCCGAGCTCCTCCGGGGCGTCGGCGATGAGTTCGCGGAACGCCCGCAGGACCGTGCCCGCATCCGTCAGCTCGTACAGGATGGGCCCGCCGTAGATGTCCTCGACCGGACTGAGCCGGAACTCGAACGATGTCACCGCGCCGAAGTTGCCGCCGCCGCCGCGGAGGGCCCAGAACAGGTCCTCGTGTTCGTGCTCGCTCGCGACGAGCAGCCTGCCGTCCGCGGTCACGACATCGGCCGAGACCAGGTTGTCGCAGCTCAGCCCCAGACCGCGGGCGAGGTACCCGATCCCTCCGCCGAGGGTGAGCCCCGCGACACCGGTGGTCGAGACGATCCCGCCCGTGGTCGCCAGGCCGAACGTGTGCGTCGCCGCGTCGAAGTCGCCCCAGGTCGCACCGCCGTCCACACGCGCTGTCCGCCGCCGGGGATCGACGCGGACGCCTCGCATGCCGGACAGATCGGCCACCACCCCGTCGTCGCAGGTCCCGAAGCCGGGCACACTGTGCCCACCACCACGCACCGCGAGGTCCAGCCCGTTGTCGCGTGCGAAGTCGACCGCAGCCATGACATCGCCCGCGTGTGCACACTGCGCGACGGCCGCCGGACGCCGGTCGATCATGGCGTTGTAGACCGTGCGCGCCTCGTCGTAGCCATCGCTGTCAGGCGTGATCACCGGCCCCCGTACACGTTCCCGCAACTGGTTGATCGATGAGATGTTCACCAACCTCACTCCTTGCGCGCTGGTGCCGCGAGTTCCGGTGGTACGCAACCCTCAACGCCGGTCGCCCCGGCTCCCCTGCCATCCAGCGACCCGGCTGCCCTCATCCGGGCGTCTTCCACGCTACGCCGATGAGCCGGATGCTCAACTTGACGGCCGTGGGTGCATTCCCGCCGTCGGTGTCACCGATCACGGGTCCCCGCCGACTGGCGTCCGCCGCCGGCCTCCCTTTGACGCCGGTCCGTCGACAGCTGCGCGAATGCCCGCCGCTGTCAGCGCCGCGGACTCGCGGGCGCTGAGCCCACGTGACGGGAGGGGCGGGGGCCACCGTGGCCAGTGGGGAACCGCGTTCTCCAGTCCCGTGGGGGCAGATCGCGCCGCACCGGGACGAACGGGAAGCGGCCGCGGTCGGCATAGCGCGCGGTCCAGGCAGGGTTTCGTGGAGCGGGTGACGAGAATCGAACTCGCGCTCTGAGCTTGGGAATCAGCGGTTCTTGGGTGCCGTAGCGGCACTGACCTGCACTTCCGCAGGTCACAGGCGGAGGGCTTCGGTCGGGGAGCCGTACCTGACCGCTGTTGTCCGCTCCGCTGGGCACGGATGGGGCACGGCCGTTGAGGTCTGAACAGCCCGATGCACAGCTGCCGAGCGTCCGGCCTCATGCGGTCATCAGTCTTCGTGCGGAACTTCCCGTTCCCGGGGCCGTTCGCCGATGTCGTAACCCATGCCTGTGCCCATTGCCGCGGCCCGGTGATTGCCTGCTCGTCGAGTGCGTAGGCGCATCTCGTGTCGCCGATCCAGTCGGCTCCGCCCTGCCGCGCCTACAAGTCGCTCAGGCCGAAGGAGTCACCGGCATGGCACCGTCCGAGCTCCTTGGGTTCGGCATGGTTCCATCGGTTCGCCGCGGCTCGTACGTCGAGATGTCGGGGCGAACAGCGAGTGAGGCAAACCCACGTCCTGCCCCACTCACCAGCTCTCGTAGTCCTCGATCAGTCGGACCACAAGCCGGTGGAGCGCTGCTGCCCTGTTCAGGTCCTCCCGCTGTTCGCGCAGGGCCCGCTCGGTCGTCCGGAGTCGGTGCCAGGCGTCTGGTTCCTTGTCCATCACGTCGTCGACCAACGGCCGGGTGATCAGTGCGAGGCACTCGGCCAGTCGCAGCCTGGTGGATGGCGCCGGCGGCACCGGGTCGGCGACGGCGTACCCGGTCGTCAGGTATCGGGCAGGGTCGGCCAGGCTCCAGCCGACGACCGCCCCAGCCCGGACCAGGAGCGCCAGGTCGGGGGCGATGCCGATCCGGGTGTCCGGCGGAGTGTCGAGGACGGCAAGATCCCGCAGGCAGGCCAGTTCCGTCGCTTCGCGGTCGCAGCACAGCACCGTGGTCTGCGCGAGGGCGAAGTCGTGTGCCTCCTCCGCGCGGAGCCCGCCCCGGACGGCCCGGGGCTCGGTGGAAAGGTGGACCACGGCCTCTGGCGGGGCGGATACGGCGGGCAGGTGGAGGCCCACGCCGACCAACTCGCGGCTGTCGTTGTCGAACAGAACGTCGTCGTTCTCCGACCCCAGCCACTCCTGGCTTCCGAAGGTGCCAGGCAGAAGCCGCTCGAATTCCGCCCGGTCGGTGAACTCACCGACGACCAATTGAGGGATATCGAGGGCGAGGCGCGGGGTGGATGTGAGCGGAGTGTCCGTCACCACGGCGCGAAGAGTGTTCAGGGCGATATCCACAGGTGTCCCACCTCACCGGATCTGATCGGCGGGCGCCAACGTGCCGCCTCGGCTGTCCGGAATGTTGCCGTTCACAATATCGTCATGGGTCACCGGCAGGCCGGGGTCGTCGGGCGACCCGCCGAATGCCTTGGCACCGCTTTCCCCTCGGGTCCCCGAAGGCCCGTACGCGGTGATGGCATCGCCCGCGCCGGCGCCCGGCCCCTTGGTGATCACGACGTCTTCTCCTTGCCGGAAGGTGAGGTTCCCCCGCTGTCCCTGGGAGTGGTAGACCGCGTCGGGGTTCTTGAGGATCTCCAGAACCCGGTCGTCGCTGAATTGGTGTCGCGTGTCGGCGTGGTAGTTGCCGGACTTCCTCATCTTCCCCTCCTGAGCCCGTTCGATCACCTGGTCGGAAACCTTCCGGGCTCTCTCCTTGGGGCACTTGGGCATGAGGCCCAGAGGGTCGCACCAGGTGGAGGGGTTGTCGACGTAGGCGACGGGATTGGGCCCGGGCGCCAGACCGAGAGGGTCGGGGGAGACGTAGCGGCCGGCTTCCGGATCGTAGTGGCGGAAGAGGTTGTAGTGGAGGCCGGTCTCCGGGTCGTAGTACTGGCCCGGAAAGCGCAGAGGGGTGTAGGCGGTACTCGCCCGGGCCCAGGCGGTGGTGCCCCAGATGGTGGTGCGGGTGCGCCAGGCTATGTCGCCCGACTCGTCGACGAGTTCCGTGGGGGCGCCGACGAGGTCGGTAGCGATGGCGAAGAACCGCCGGTCGATCTCGTCCTGACGGGTGTCGGCGGTCAGGATGCGTTCGGTCTGGGCGAGAGGGACTCCGGTGCGGTGATCCCATGTGAGGACAACGGTGTTCGGGAGAGCGGACTCTCGCATGGTCTGTTCGCAGAGGGTGATGCCGTCCCAGGCGAACCTGACCTCCTCGGCGATGGTCCCGCCGTCGGCGGACAGGCGCTGTTTGGCAGTGCGACGTCCCAGGGGGTCGTAGCGGTAGCGCCAGCGAGTGCCGTCGGGGGTGATCACCGAAGAGAGACGGTTTTCGGCGTCCCATGTGTAGCGCCAGATTTCCGGCTTGCGGGAGAGCCGTGCCCTTCGGCGGAGGGTGACGCGCCCGAGGGCGTCGTACTCGAAACGGGTGCCGCCGGCCCGAATGAGCTTCGTGCCGACGTAGGACCTAGGTCCGGCGCCGTCGCTGCCCGGATGTGTGGCAGGCCAGACTGCCTCGGTCTGGTTGCCGTCGGCGTCGTAGGCGTAACGCTCTGTCCAGCCTCGCGCGTGCACCGCGGTGACTCGGCCGACCGAGTCGAGGTCGAAGGTACGTGAGCCCGACAGCCGGTCGGACAGTTCGGTGAGGTGGCCGTCCGAACGGTAGGCGTAACTACGGCCGTTGAGGGCGCGCCCATCGGCGGTCAGTTCTTCGGCAGAGAGCCGTCCGGCCTCGTCCCACGCCGAGGCGACGGTGAGGAAGCCGTCGAATACGCGGGCTGTTTCCCGCCCGGCGACATCGTGG
This sequence is a window from Streptomyces parvus. Protein-coding genes within it:
- a CDS encoding PA14 domain-containing protein, which encodes MNPARRMTATALVLATAGGVLHATALSASAAVSCASPVFQRQFFANTTFTGTPKKTDCDSVIDQNWGTGAPASGLPSNSFGVRWSVTRDFGSGGPFTFTASGRDGMRVYLDGVRKIDVWKNGSATVKKTVNVTIPPGKHTLRFDYVNWTGAANVSFAYAPRTSATYDKVTPLAPTGAAVSYNSATGAAKVSWTRNKEMDLANYRVYRRLQGTPYGSKQLATTTATSYTDSTLPKTGAAYYYEVRAVDKAGHVSGGSSDKLVTTIDRTPPAAPFVEWDACPADQPYAAPQLVTTAKNAADIVRYEMQRLDAATQRWSTVHSGPKGAICDTGYRADGSKVTYRGRARDAAGNWSAYSAATTFTTPDLTPPAAVTGLRAEYRSGVPHLVWSPVSGAASYQVLQYDPATGGYVDARPAGTPGARTDVVPRQSAAVADSYRYAVRSVDAEGNAATPVEITLKMADRPEAVPAFKTTASRFDEGVMVAWSSVDPWTVDERPLPTYTILRTDTATGETAVVDGCKPFTSVDQPLADPETYWTWAGDDAPLSARKQVNGSCWDVQGASETAYEYRVVTTDRHGRVSQPGPPATATTPDTQRPAPVENLSAERVPLGVRLTWTPPADTDVRGYHVWQGVTDPDSGETVWKENCWFGSSLAATEILCPTVADGATHVYKVAATDDRLLHDDDPLDVLHPAEVAVTLPDTRPPGWTGTEVHEGQYPQLYVGCSESSGLGDCSRFASYRVERWDPLTAAYVTLAEGATGDASSYMDTTVHEDRLGLYYYRVVRLDASGAEAATRSSAHGIWDSWL
- a CDS encoding FAD-binding oxidoreductase; this encodes MRLVNISSINQLRERVRGPVITPDSDGYDEARTVYNAMIDRRPAAVAQCAHAGDVMAAVDFARDNGLDLAVRGGGHSVPGFGTCDDGVVADLSGMRGVRVDPRRRTARVDGGATWGDFDAATHTFGLATTGGIVSTTGVAGLTLGGGIGYLARGLGLSCDNLVSADVVTADGRLLVASEHEHEDLFWALRGGGGNFGAVTSFEFRLSPVEDIYGGPILYELTDAGTVLRAFRELIADAPEELGGFPAFQIAPPLPFIPEDRHGDTFILIVACWAGPMNEGERAVQRFRDIAPVVAEHVGPMPYPALNSAFDALVPPGLQHYWKANFVTELSDAAITAHLDHAPRLPAMNSTVHIYPVNGACHRVAPEDTAFAYRNANFATVIAGMWPDPADNEANTAWVRDYYQATAPHSEEGGYINFMAEDDQDRIRANYRGNYERLVEVKRAYDPGNLFHVNQNIKP
- a CDS encoding DUF6243 family protein, translated to MTDSKNINNPVGMGGGQRKRQSRAERQNNGPHRNLDRESAAEQKAELVRKMREKTGAAEGSGQTAAIEDSGQTGDGSAQG